The Verrucomicrobium spinosum DSM 4136 = JCM 18804 genome includes a region encoding these proteins:
- a CDS encoding c-type cytochrome domain-containing protein, protein MNLPSRLCGIASGAASLALLAAGGCATVPSHSKESEAAFATRLKPVLEYYCTECHNPRLAPVFGGLDLTTGRAAMTTGSHAPVILPGHPDQSLLVTVLRLGHEEAFGMPPAPDKISDDELNGVRAWIQQGAHWPTGEKGRLKVPVDGTAAESH, encoded by the coding sequence ATGAACCTGCCCTCCCGCCTCTGCGGCATTGCTTCCGGTGCCGCGTCGCTTGCCCTGCTGGCGGCCGGCGGGTGTGCCACGGTGCCCTCTCACAGCAAGGAATCGGAGGCGGCATTCGCCACCCGGTTGAAGCCCGTCCTGGAGTACTACTGCACGGAGTGCCACAATCCCCGCCTCGCCCCGGTTTTCGGGGGGCTGGACCTTACCACCGGTCGTGCTGCCATGACCACCGGCAGTCATGCGCCTGTCATCCTGCCCGGCCACCCGGATCAGAGCCTGCTGGTCACCGTGCTGCGTCTCGGTCATGAGGAGGCCTTCGGCATGCCGCCCGCGCCGGACAAAATCAGCGACGACGAGCTCAACGGTGTCCGGGCCTGGATCCAGCAAGGAGCACACTGGCCCACCGGGGAAAAGGGCCGGCTCAAAGTGCCTGTTGACGGAACCGCTGCGGAGAGCCATTGA